One region of Halocalculus aciditolerans genomic DNA includes:
- a CDS encoding acetylglutamate/acetylaminoadipate kinase, whose translation MTAVVVKIGGAAAVNPQEALDDVASLRAEGKRVVVVHGGSTAMDDALEKMGIEPEYVETPDGVVGRFTDEEAMDVFKMALPGLVNTDLVEGLQNAGVNAVGLSGVDGQLLKGPRKSAVRVVEDGKKKIKRGDHSGTIEVVNEDLLATLLDAGYTPVVSVPMLGVEDDGSFTAVNSDADRSAAAVAGALGGDLVLLTDVTGVYADPEDPTTRIARVDTPEEFAALTEAAGGFMRRKVMAAEEALSRGSERVVVATANADAPITAALDGDGTTITRDAISGGKE comes from the coding sequence ATGACGGCGGTCGTCGTCAAAATCGGCGGCGCGGCCGCCGTGAACCCGCAGGAGGCGCTCGACGACGTGGCGTCGCTCCGGGCGGAGGGGAAGCGCGTCGTCGTCGTGCACGGCGGGTCGACCGCGATGGACGACGCGCTCGAGAAGATGGGTATCGAACCCGAGTACGTGGAGACGCCGGACGGCGTCGTCGGGCGGTTCACGGACGAGGAGGCGATGGACGTCTTCAAGATGGCGCTCCCCGGGCTCGTGAACACGGACCTCGTGGAGGGCCTGCAGAACGCGGGCGTGAACGCCGTCGGGCTCTCCGGCGTCGACGGCCAACTCCTGAAGGGCCCGCGGAAGTCCGCCGTGCGAGTCGTCGAGGACGGGAAGAAGAAGATCAAGCGCGGCGACCACTCCGGGACTATCGAGGTCGTGAACGAGGACCTCCTCGCGACGCTGCTCGACGCGGGGTACACGCCGGTCGTGTCGGTGCCGATGCTCGGCGTGGAGGACGACGGCTCCTTTACCGCTGTTAACTCGGACGCTGACCGCTCCGCGGCCGCGGTCGCGGGGGCGCTCGGCGGCGACCTCGTCCTCCTCACGGACGTCACCGGCGTCTACGCGGACCCCGAGGACCCGACGACGCGCATCGCGCGGGTCGACACGCCCGAGGAGTTCGCGGCGCTCACGGAGGCCGCGGGCGGCTTCATGCGGCGGAAGGTCATGGCCGCAGAGGAAGCGCTCTCCCGGGGCTCCGAGCGCGTCGTCGTCGCCACCGCGAACGCCGACGCCCCCATCACGGCAGCGCTGGACGGAGACGGAACGACCATCACGCGGGACGCCATCAGCGGAGGCAAGGAATGA
- the argC gene encoding N-acetyl-gamma-glutamyl-phosphate reductase produces MTLTASVVGASGFTGGELCRLVTAHPDLELVQATSRSATNKTLGSVHPNLREVDLRFSDPGELQDVDVLYAGVPHGVSMERIDDFRAAADTVIDLSADFRLRDAAQYDVWYDGHSRPELVSEAAYGLPEVNRENIAGADLVACGGCNATATITGLHPLYEAGVLDGDERVVVDVKVGSSEGGASGGAASSHVERSGVVRPYAPTGHRHEAEIQEHLGTEVSFTAHAVDMVRGASATCHVFPDELPSKAELWQAYRGAYEDEPFVRLVAGGSGVYRYPEPKAVAGTNSAEVGFELDERNGRIVVFSAIDNMMKGSAGQAIHATNIARGLDETAGLDQLGLHPVGKP; encoded by the coding sequence ATGACGCTCACCGCCTCCGTGGTCGGCGCGTCCGGGTTCACCGGTGGTGAGCTCTGCCGGCTCGTCACCGCGCACCCCGACCTCGAACTCGTGCAGGCGACGAGTCGGTCGGCGACGAACAAGACGCTCGGCAGTGTGCATCCGAACCTCCGCGAGGTCGACCTCCGCTTCTCCGACCCGGGAGAGCTACAGGACGTCGACGTCCTCTACGCGGGCGTTCCGCACGGGGTGTCGATGGAGCGCATCGACGACTTCCGCGCGGCCGCGGACACGGTCATCGACCTCTCCGCGGACTTCCGGCTGCGGGACGCCGCGCAGTACGACGTCTGGTACGACGGGCACAGCCGGCCGGAGCTCGTGAGCGAGGCCGCGTACGGGCTGCCCGAGGTGAACCGCGAGAACATCGCGGGCGCGGACCTCGTGGCCTGCGGCGGCTGTAACGCGACGGCGACCATCACCGGTCTCCACCCGCTCTACGAGGCGGGCGTCCTCGACGGCGACGAGCGGGTCGTCGTCGACGTGAAGGTCGGCTCCTCGGAGGGCGGCGCGTCGGGCGGCGCGGCGTCGAGCCACGTCGAGCGCTCCGGCGTCGTGCGGCCGTACGCGCCGACCGGCCACCGACACGAGGCCGAGATCCAAGAGCACCTCGGCACGGAAGTCTCCTTCACGGCGCACGCCGTGGACATGGTGCGCGGGGCGTCGGCGACCTGCCACGTCTTCCCGGACGAGCTGCCGTCGAAGGCGGAGCTGTGGCAGGCGTACCGGGGCGCGTACGAGGACGAGCCGTTCGTCCGCCTCGTGGCCGGCGGGAGCGGCGTCTACCGCTACCCCGAGCCGAAGGCGGTCGCGGGAACGAACTCCGCCGAAGTCGGCTTCGAGCTCGACGAGCGGAACGGCCGCATCGTCGTCTTCTCGGCCATCGACAACATGATGAAGGGCAGCGCGGGGCAGGCGATTCACGCGACGAACATCGCGCGCGGCCTCGACGAGACCGCGGGCCTCGACCAGCTCGGCCTCCACCCGGTCGGAAAGCCATGA
- the lysX gene encoding lysine biosynthesis protein LysX, whose product MRLGFLYSRIRKDEQLLLDELRERDHDVVKIDAREPRFGLDGPEPPEPFADLDLAFNRCQESSRVRYVSRFCEQYDIPVVNPAHPTTVCADKVRGSLALADAGVPTPRTEVTFDVESALESIEAFGYPCVLKPVTGSWGRLIARIDSRSAAEAILEHKATLGSYEHSVFYVQEFVAKPDRDIRVVAADGEPVAAMYRSSEHWITNAAKGGEATQFDPDEEVEDLVQRASDAVGGGLLGVDLMELEDGGYTVHEVNATCEFKALDEANDVDVPARIVDWLEATAAAGEVGA is encoded by the coding sequence GTGCGCCTCGGCTTCCTCTACTCCCGCATCCGGAAGGACGAGCAGTTGCTCCTCGACGAGCTCCGCGAGCGCGACCACGACGTCGTGAAGATCGACGCGCGCGAGCCGCGGTTCGGCCTCGACGGCCCGGAGCCGCCGGAGCCGTTCGCGGACCTCGACCTCGCGTTCAATCGCTGTCAGGAGTCCTCGCGGGTCCGGTACGTGAGTCGGTTCTGCGAGCAGTACGACATCCCGGTCGTGAACCCGGCGCACCCGACGACGGTGTGCGCGGACAAAGTCCGCGGGAGTCTCGCGCTCGCGGACGCGGGCGTGCCGACGCCGCGGACGGAGGTGACGTTCGACGTCGAGTCCGCCCTGGAGTCCATCGAGGCGTTCGGCTACCCCTGCGTGCTGAAGCCCGTCACGGGCTCGTGGGGGCGGCTCATCGCGCGCATCGACTCGCGGAGCGCCGCCGAAGCCATCCTCGAACACAAGGCGACGCTCGGGAGCTACGAGCACTCCGTCTTCTACGTGCAGGAGTTCGTGGCGAAGCCCGACCGCGACATCCGCGTCGTCGCGGCCGACGGCGAGCCGGTCGCGGCGATGTACCGCTCTTCGGAGCATTGGATCACGAACGCGGCGAAGGGCGGCGAGGCGACGCAGTTCGACCCCGACGAGGAAGTGGAAGACCTCGTTCAGCGGGCGTCCGACGCGGTCGGCGGCGGCCTGCTCGGCGTCGACCTGATGGAGCTCGAGGACGGCGGCTACACCGTGCACGAGGTGAACGCGACCTGCGAGTTCAAGGCGCTCGACGAGGCGAACGACGTCGACGTGCCCGCGCGCATCGTGGACTGGCTGGAGGCGACGGCGGCGGCCGGGGAGGTGGGCGCGTAA
- the lysW gene encoding lysine biosynthesis protein LysW, with translation MVDCPECGSELSLHDDVETGEIVDCATCGAELEVTGDDPVTVDVAPELDEDWGE, from the coding sequence ATGGTAGACTGTCCCGAGTGCGGTAGTGAACTGAGCCTCCACGACGACGTGGAAACGGGCGAAATCGTGGACTGTGCGACCTGCGGGGCGGAGCTGGAAGTGACGGGCGACGACCCCGTGACGGTCGACGTGGCACCCGAGCTGGACGAGGACTGGGGCGAGTGA
- the nucS gene encoding endonuclease NucS, producing MTEPTETTTHADPAPADAAVLVRDAVDADRAAALVGSCTVDYDGRASGHVDPGVRHVVRQPDGTLLVHGATGHRPLAWHAGDGDFTTTATADDRLVLRAESNTEELTVALDAVHALTVYDPDDADKDVQGTEADVVSRLLNDPDLVESGFTPLATERDTPAGPVDIYGRDANGRICVVEVKRSRVGPDAATQLDRYVRALREDLHTDSDIRGILVAPSVTQKCRDILLERGHDFSPFEA from the coding sequence GTGACCGAACCGACCGAGACGACCACGCACGCCGACCCCGCGCCCGCCGACGCCGCCGTCCTCGTCCGCGACGCCGTCGACGCCGACCGCGCCGCCGCCCTCGTCGGCTCCTGCACCGTCGACTACGACGGCCGCGCCAGCGGCCACGTCGACCCCGGCGTCCGCCACGTCGTCCGCCAGCCCGACGGCACCCTCCTCGTCCACGGCGCGACCGGCCACCGCCCCCTCGCCTGGCACGCCGGCGACGGCGACTTTACTACTACTGCTACCGCCGACGACCGCCTCGTCCTCCGCGCCGAATCGAACACGGAGGAACTCACCGTCGCCCTCGACGCCGTCCACGCCCTCACCGTCTACGACCCCGACGACGCCGACAAAGACGTCCAGGGCACCGAAGCCGACGTCGTCTCCCGCCTCCTCAACGACCCCGACCTCGTCGAGTCCGGGTTCACCCCGCTCGCCACCGAACGCGACACCCCCGCCGGCCCCGTCGACATCTACGGCCGCGACGCCAACGGGCGAATCTGCGTCGTCGAGGTCAAACGCTCCCGCGTCGGCCCCGACGCCGCCACCCAACTCGACCGCTACGTCCGCGCCCTCCGCGAAGACCTCCACACCGACTCCGACATCAGGGGCATCCTCGTCGCCCCCAGCGTCACCCAGAAATGCCGAGACATCCTCCTCGAACGCGGCCACGACTTCTCCCCCTTCGAAGCCTAG
- the mutS gene encoding DNA mismatch repair protein MutS, giving the protein MESALGPPEKMAARRSELTPMMGQYFDLCEEYDDALVLFQVGDFYEAFCEAAEAVSRTCEVALTAREDSTGEYPMAGVPIDSAASYIEDLLDAGYRVAVADQVQDPDEASGVVDRAVTRVVTPGTLTEDELLAPGENNFVAAVAGETGKASQFGVAFLDVSTGDFVATSVRDVSSVRDELARFAPAEAILGPLVPADVVPSDVTISPFDDGAFDSEAAGEQLTRHLRGGAQALASDVEVRACGALLGYAEYARGGAEGDLDYLTHLTRYDPRDHMILDEVARESLELFEPRSVHGAEGTALVDVLDETACALGRRRLTDWLRRPLVDAAAIEARLDAVAELTESVVAREGLHDELKGVYDLERLITRVSRGRADARDLRSLHATLDRVPDVRETLADAESERLAELRERLDPLDDVRDLIDSAVRENPPAEITEGEILKPSFDEELAELRATERAGKEWIDSLEAEERELTGIDSLKVGHNAVHGYYIEVTNPNLDAVPEHYQRRQTLKNSERFVTPELKEREDEILSATARADDLEYELFQEVRRAVAGEVARVQALADALATLDVLASLATVAAEHGYVRPEVGSDGIDVEGGRHPVVERSLSSFVPNDTHLGDNAKLAVITGPNMSGKSTYMRQVALVSVLAQLGSFVPAESAELPVLDRVFTRVGASDDIAGGRSTFMVEMSELATILRDATENSLVLLDEVGRGTATTDGLAIAQAITEHLHDETRAFTLFATHHHELTEVADSLAHATNLHFAAADTGEDGVEFDHRISRGAATASYGVDVARAAGVPNSVVARSRDLLADLEAREEDLVEETETDVTESDDSLPADARETLRDVDLAAMTPLEAMNVLADLKDRLDD; this is encoded by the coding sequence ATGGAGTCGGCGCTGGGGCCGCCGGAGAAGATGGCGGCGCGACGGAGTGAGTTGACGCCGATGATGGGTCAGTATTTCGACCTGTGTGAGGAGTACGACGACGCGCTGGTGCTCTTCCAGGTGGGTGATTTCTACGAGGCGTTCTGTGAGGCGGCGGAGGCCGTGTCGCGGACGTGTGAGGTGGCGCTCACTGCGAGGGAGGATTCGACGGGCGAGTATCCGATGGCGGGGGTGCCCATCGACTCGGCGGCGTCCTACATCGAGGACTTGCTGGACGCGGGGTACAGGGTCGCGGTAGCGGACCAGGTGCAGGACCCGGACGAGGCGTCGGGGGTCGTGGACCGCGCGGTGACGCGGGTGGTGACGCCGGGAACGCTCACCGAGGACGAGCTGCTCGCGCCGGGGGAGAACAACTTCGTCGCCGCCGTCGCCGGCGAGACGGGGAAGGCGAGCCAGTTCGGCGTGGCGTTCCTCGACGTGTCGACCGGTGATTTCGTGGCGACGAGCGTCCGCGACGTCTCGAGCGTCCGCGACGAGCTCGCACGGTTCGCGCCGGCGGAGGCCATCCTCGGGCCGCTCGTCCCCGCGGACGTCGTGCCGAGCGACGTGACGATCAGCCCGTTCGACGACGGCGCGTTCGACAGCGAGGCGGCGGGCGAGCAGTTGACGCGTCACCTCCGGGGCGGCGCGCAGGCGCTCGCGAGCGACGTCGAGGTGCGGGCGTGCGGCGCGCTCCTCGGGTACGCGGAGTACGCGCGCGGCGGCGCTGAGGGCGACCTCGACTATCTCACGCACCTGACGCGGTACGACCCCCGCGACCACATGATCCTGGACGAGGTGGCGCGGGAGAGCCTGGAGCTCTTCGAGCCGCGGAGCGTGCACGGCGCGGAGGGCACGGCGCTCGTGGACGTGCTGGACGAGACGGCGTGCGCGCTCGGGCGGCGGCGGCTCACCGACTGGCTGCGCCGGCCGCTCGTCGACGCGGCCGCCATCGAAGCGCGCCTGGACGCCGTCGCCGAGCTCACCGAGTCGGTCGTGGCGCGCGAGGGCCTGCACGACGAACTGAAGGGCGTCTACGACCTCGAACGCCTCATCACGCGGGTCTCGCGGGGGCGGGCGGACGCCCGCGACCTCCGGTCGCTGCACGCGACGCTCGACCGCGTCCCAGATGTTCGGGAGACGCTCGCGGACGCGGAGTCCGAGCGCCTCGCGGAACTCCGCGAGCGCCTCGACCCGCTCGACGACGTGCGCGACCTCATCGACAGCGCGGTTCGGGAGAACCCGCCCGCCGAAATCACCGAGGGCGAGATTCTGAAGCCGAGCTTCGACGAGGAGCTCGCGGAGCTTCGCGCGACGGAGCGAGCGGGCAAAGAGTGGATCGACTCGCTGGAGGCCGAAGAGCGAGAGCTGACGGGCATCGACTCGCTCAAGGTCGGGCACAACGCCGTGCACGGCTACTACATCGAGGTGACGAACCCGAACCTCGACGCGGTCCCCGAGCACTACCAGCGCCGGCAGACGCTGAAGAACTCGGAGCGCTTCGTGACGCCGGAGTTGAAGGAGCGCGAGGACGAGATTCTCTCGGCGACGGCGCGCGCGGACGACCTGGAGTACGAGCTCTTCCAGGAGGTGCGGCGGGCGGTCGCGGGCGAAGTCGCGCGAGTGCAGGCGCTCGCGGACGCGCTGGCGACGCTCGACGTGCTCGCGTCGCTCGCGACGGTCGCGGCGGAGCACGGCTACGTCCGCCCCGAGGTGGGGAGCGACGGAATCGACGTCGAGGGCGGTCGCCACCCGGTCGTCGAGCGCTCGCTCTCGTCGTTCGTGCCGAACGATACGCACCTAGGAGATAATGCGAAGCTCGCGGTCATCACGGGCCCGAACATGAGCGGGAAGTCGACGTATATGCGGCAGGTCGCGCTCGTCAGCGTGCTCGCCCAGCTCGGGAGTTTCGTCCCGGCGGAGTCCGCGGAACTCCCCGTCCTCGACCGCGTGTTCACCCGTGTCGGGGCGAGCGACGACATCGCGGGCGGCCGCTCGACCTTCATGGTGGAGATGAGCGAGCTCGCCACGATTCTGCGGGACGCGACGGAGAACTCGCTCGTCCTCCTCGACGAGGTGGGGCGGGGGACCGCCACCACTGACGGGCTCGCCATCGCGCAGGCCATCACCGAGCACTTACACGACGAGACGCGGGCGTTCACGCTCTTCGCCACGCACCACCACGAGCTCACCGAGGTCGCGGACTCGCTCGCGCACGCGACGAACCTCCACTTCGCCGCCGCCGACACCGGCGAGGACGGCGTGGAGTTCGACCACCGCATCAGCCGGGGCGCGGCCACCGCGTCCTACGGCGTCGACGTCGCGCGCGCCGCCGGCGTCCCGAACTCCGTCGTCGCGCGCTCCCGCGACCTCCTCGCCGACCTCGAAGCCCGAGAGGAAGACCTCGTCGAGGAGACGGAAACGGACGTGACGGAGTCCGACGACTCCCTCCCGGCGGACGCCCGCGAGACCCTCCGCGACGTCGACCTCGCCGCGATGACGCCCTTAGAGGCGATGAACGTCCTCGCCGACCTCAAAGACCGACTCGACGACTGA
- a CDS encoding class I SAM-dependent methyltransferase: MRDAGRENQRLWNEWSDDFQALWNADTDEGALPPAPCPFAEDAPGGAHPELLSTVEGVDFAELGCGGGQATVGTAREGAATAVGVDFSHEQLAHARALRDAYGVDAAFAAGDVTDLPLADDAFDVAFSGWVYQMVEDLDAALSEARRVLRDDGVFVFDLPHPFYEVFDPEERELRRSYHASPRREVTIKDDYEAEMVVFDRTVSDLHRALVDAGFDVRRVLEPGTDDPDDYDDDALASTQPDLMALVPRNLRFWAVPR; encoded by the coding sequence ATGCGCGACGCGGGACGCGAGAACCAGCGGCTGTGGAACGAGTGGAGCGACGACTTCCAGGCGCTCTGGAACGCCGACACCGACGAGGGAGCGCTCCCGCCAGCGCCCTGTCCGTTCGCCGAGGACGCGCCCGGGGGAGCCCATCCTGAACTCCTCTCGACCGTCGAGGGCGTCGATTTCGCGGAGCTCGGCTGCGGCGGCGGGCAGGCGACCGTCGGCACCGCCCGCGAGGGTGCCGCCACCGCCGTCGGCGTGGACTTCTCCCACGAGCAACTCGCGCACGCCCGGGCGCTCCGCGACGCCTACGGCGTGGACGCCGCGTTCGCCGCCGGGGACGTCACGGACCTCCCGCTCGCCGACGACGCGTTCGACGTCGCCTTCTCCGGCTGGGTCTATCAGATGGTCGAGGACCTCGACGCGGCGCTCTCCGAGGCGCGACGCGTCCTCCGCGACGACGGCGTGTTCGTCTTCGACCTCCCCCACCCCTTCTACGAGGTCTTCGACCCCGAGGAGCGAGAACTCCGGCGGAGCTACCACGCGTCGCCGCGCCGCGAGGTGACAATCAAGGACGACTACGAGGCCGAGATGGTCGTCTTCGACCGAACAGTGAGCGACCTCCACCGCGCGCTCGTCGACGCCGGCTTCGACGTCCGCCGCGTCCTCGAACCCGGCACCGACGACCCCGACGACTACGACGACGACGCCCTCGCCAGCACCCAGCCAGACCTGATGGCGCTCGTTCCCCGAAACCTCCGCTTCTGGGCCGTTCCGCGGTGA
- a CDS encoding thioredoxin family protein, protein MPESLGAPVVRLDDTDDLDALLEQEDRVLLDLYTSGCSLCQAIEPVLGNVARARDDVTVAMANAGDDLDFVERYDVRSVPTLVLFDDGDVVAKLAEGFQGGDAVESFLDEHAE, encoded by the coding sequence ATGCCCGAATCACTCGGAGCGCCGGTCGTTCGGCTCGACGACACCGACGACCTCGACGCCCTCCTCGAACAGGAAGACCGCGTGCTCCTCGACCTCTACACGTCGGGGTGTTCGCTCTGTCAGGCCATCGAGCCCGTGCTGGGGAACGTCGCTCGCGCCCGCGACGACGTGACGGTCGCGATGGCGAACGCCGGCGACGACCTCGACTTCGTGGAGCGCTACGACGTCCGCAGCGTCCCGACGCTCGTGCTCTTCGACGACGGCGACGTCGTCGCGAAACTCGCCGAGGGTTTCCAGGGCGGCGACGCCGTCGAGTCCTTCCTCGACGAGCACGCCGAGTAG
- a CDS encoding CPBP family intramembrane glutamic endopeptidase has protein sequence MDETARPNTIASLRERVTAGDVGVRGPLAATFLLAFLAGVTGLILLVGLARLGATATRATTLVWVNAWNALLYLPAFAALALYVHGEDSRLRDLFAFDRDRLARDVGRGVLLAVPLLVADAAIEYPLVAVASGIWGDPFAVAPALPTLPLLGLLLVASALAGVAEEAVYRGYALPRIAARTAPAVGVAVTALGFALQHAVLLLYVSPPYAVVRGVAAAAVGVLLGWLYLREGERLVPLVAAHAAWTLVSVLAFGALF, from the coding sequence ATGGACGAGACGGCGCGCCCGAACACGATTGCGTCGCTCCGCGAGCGAGTTACCGCCGGTGACGTCGGCGTCCGCGGCCCGCTCGCCGCGACCTTCCTCCTCGCCTTCCTCGCCGGCGTCACCGGACTCATCCTCCTCGTGGGGCTCGCGCGCCTCGGGGCGACGGCGACGCGCGCGACGACGCTCGTCTGGGTGAACGCGTGGAACGCGCTGCTCTACCTCCCGGCGTTCGCCGCGCTCGCGCTCTACGTTCACGGCGAGGACTCGCGGCTCCGCGACCTCTTCGCGTTCGACCGCGACCGCCTCGCGCGCGACGTCGGCCGCGGCGTCCTCCTCGCCGTTCCCCTCCTCGTCGCGGACGCCGCCATCGAATACCCGCTCGTCGCGGTCGCGTCCGGCATCTGGGGCGACCCGTTCGCCGTCGCGCCCGCCCTCCCCACTCTTCCCCTGCTCGGCCTCCTCCTCGTCGCGTCCGCCCTCGCGGGCGTCGCCGAGGAAGCCGTCTACCGCGGCTACGCGCTCCCCCGAATCGCCGCGCGGACCGCGCCCGCCGTCGGCGTCGCCGTCACCGCGCTCGGCTTCGCCCTCCAGCACGCCGTCCTCCTCCTCTACGTCAGCCCGCCCTACGCGGTCGTCCGCGGCGTCGCCGCCGCCGCCGTCGGCGTCCTCCTCGGCTGGCTCTACCTCCGCGAGGGAGAACGCCTCGTCCCGCTCGTCGCCGCGCACGCCGCCTGGACGCTCGTCTCCGTCCTCGCCTTCGGCGCGCTCTTCTAA
- a CDS encoding DsbA family oxidoreductase: protein MSLDDDALTVFSDYVCPFCYLGRASLQQYRATRDEPLDVTWHAFDLRGHKRDEHGEIREDVDDGKDDDYFEEVRENVQRLSEEYGVDIDFDAVPDIDSWNAQQAALYVREETDAFAAFDDALFEAYWTDYRDIGDVDVLADVAGDVDGVAVEAVRDAATSDEWEARLESEFEEAKQLGITGVPTFAYDGHAARGAVPPEQLERLVEAA from the coding sequence ATGAGTCTCGACGACGACGCACTCACGGTGTTCAGCGACTACGTCTGCCCCTTCTGCTACCTCGGCCGCGCCTCCCTCCAGCAGTACCGAGCGACGCGCGACGAGCCGCTCGACGTGACGTGGCACGCGTTCGACCTCCGCGGGCACAAGCGCGACGAGCACGGCGAGATTCGGGAGGACGTCGACGACGGGAAGGACGACGACTACTTCGAGGAGGTCCGCGAGAACGTCCAGCGGCTCTCCGAGGAGTACGGCGTCGACATCGACTTCGACGCCGTCCCGGACATCGACTCGTGGAACGCCCAGCAGGCCGCGCTCTACGTCCGCGAGGAGACGGACGCGTTCGCGGCGTTCGACGACGCGCTCTTCGAGGCGTACTGGACGGACTACCGAGACATCGGGGACGTGGACGTGCTCGCGGACGTCGCGGGCGACGTCGACGGCGTCGCGGTCGAGGCGGTCCGCGACGCGGCGACGAGCGACGAGTGGGAAGCGCGCCTCGAAAGCGAGTTCGAGGAGGCGAAACAGCTCGGAATCACGGGCGTGCCGACGTTCGCGTACGACGGACACGCCGCCCGCGGCGCGGTCCCGCCCGAGCAGCTCGAACGCCTCGTCGAGGCCGCGTAA
- a CDS encoding GtrA family protein, protein MSVSDRAEAVADTLDRTGVASVSAERLVRLAEFGAVGASGAVVNLVVFLFVASRIAFFLAGFVAFFGGVLWTFALNWVVTFRDVTGELGRRFVQYVGVCCVGYAIYTATLTGAVAVFHLPYWLSGLGAISTAGVWNFLGSERYALA, encoded by the coding sequence GTGTCTGTATCAGACCGCGCGGAGGCGGTGGCTGACACGCTCGACCGAACGGGGGTGGCGAGCGTCTCGGCGGAGCGGCTCGTCAGGCTCGCGGAGTTCGGCGCGGTGGGCGCGAGCGGCGCGGTCGTGAACCTCGTCGTCTTCCTCTTCGTCGCGTCCCGCATCGCGTTCTTCCTCGCCGGCTTCGTCGCGTTCTTCGGCGGCGTGCTCTGGACGTTCGCGCTGAACTGGGTGGTGACCTTCCGCGACGTGACCGGGGAGCTCGGCAGGCGGTTCGTCCAGTACGTCGGCGTCTGCTGCGTCGGCTACGCCATCTACACGGCGACGCTGACGGGCGCGGTCGCCGTCTTCCACCTGCCCTACTGGCTGTCGGGACTGGGCGCGATTTCGACGGCGGGCGTCTGGAACTTCCTCGGGAGCGAGCGGTACGCGCTCGCCTGA
- a CDS encoding 4-phosphopantoate--beta-alanine ligase has translation MSDDHVPDDHPRHDSLVTRHRIEDGVERGITSKQGLIAEGRGEAFDYLLGEETIPSADDAERVAAALLLRARHPVLSVNGNVAALVPDDIVDLAAATGADIEVNLFGRTEERMRAIADYLEEHGAEDVKGLTGDGRIPGLSHDRGTVDADGIGDADVVLVPLEDGDRAEALGEMGKTEIVVDLNPLSRSAQVAAVPIIDNIIRAVPNITRHARDLADADDAELAAVIEGFDREAALDAAEARIREGATRREDD, from the coding sequence ATGAGCGACGACCACGTCCCGGACGACCACCCGCGCCACGACAGCCTCGTCACCCGCCACCGCATCGAGGACGGCGTCGAGCGCGGCATCACGAGCAAGCAGGGTCTCATCGCGGAGGGCCGCGGCGAGGCGTTCGATTATCTGCTCGGCGAGGAGACGATCCCGAGCGCGGACGACGCCGAGCGCGTCGCCGCCGCCTTGTTGTTGCGCGCCCGCCATCCCGTCCTCTCCGTCAACGGGAACGTGGCGGCGCTCGTGCCGGACGACATCGTCGACCTCGCGGCGGCGACCGGGGCGGACATCGAGGTGAACCTCTTCGGACGGACGGAGGAGCGGATGCGCGCCATCGCCGACTACCTCGAAGAACACGGCGCGGAGGACGTGAAGGGCCTCACCGGGGACGGACGGATTCCCGGGTTGAGCCACGACCGCGGCACGGTGGACGCGGACGGCATCGGCGACGCCGACGTGGTGCTCGTCCCGCTGGAGGACGGCGACCGCGCCGAAGCCCTCGGCGAGATGGGGAAGACGGAGATCGTCGTCGACCTGAACCCGCTCTCGCGCTCCGCGCAGGTCGCCGCCGTCCCCATCATCGACAACATCATCCGCGCGGTCCCGAACATCACGCGGCACGCTCGCGACCTCGCGGACGCCGACGACGCCGAACTCGCCGCCGTCATCGAGGGATTCGACCGGGAGGCGGCGCTGGACGCCGCCGAAGCGCGCATCCGAGAAGGCGCGACGCGCCGCGAAGACGACTGA